A region from the Candidatus Palauibacter australiensis genome encodes:
- a CDS encoding DUF1460 domain-containing protein: MRWRSVFTLAKVVACILATVAVIAALAWSQAQPSTSTVVDETTGVGTASSAPAGRSAWAPEDWAIFEEKVRLAAERGLAEMDLGDAIVQLAETFVGTTYEPGTLEVSGPERLVINFRELDCVTLVETVLALTRFVREQGVEALADPPGAQAGYEAHLTALRYRGGRLDGYPSRLHYFSEWLADNEARGIVRITTGELDPALDPEPVNFMSRHPEAYRQLAEPGVLRDIAATEARLDEGPGREYVPQDRIARVAGRIRNGDVIAATSTVEGLDVAHTGFAVWRDGALHLLHAPLVGRSVEISERPLAERILSIDSQDGIMVARPAEPPRE; the protein is encoded by the coding sequence ATGAGATGGCGCAGCGTCTTCACGCTGGCGAAGGTCGTCGCCTGTATCCTTGCGACCGTCGCCGTCATCGCGGCGCTCGCCTGGTCGCAGGCCCAGCCCTCCACCTCGACCGTGGTTGACGAGACGACGGGCGTCGGCACGGCATCGTCCGCACCTGCGGGCAGATCCGCCTGGGCTCCGGAGGATTGGGCGATCTTCGAGGAGAAAGTGCGCTTGGCCGCGGAGCGCGGGCTCGCGGAGATGGACCTGGGCGACGCCATCGTGCAGCTGGCCGAGACCTTCGTCGGGACGACGTACGAGCCCGGCACGCTCGAGGTCTCCGGACCCGAGCGCCTCGTCATCAACTTCCGCGAACTCGACTGCGTGACCCTCGTCGAGACCGTCCTCGCCCTGACGCGGTTCGTCCGGGAGCAGGGCGTCGAGGCCCTTGCGGACCCCCCCGGCGCGCAGGCCGGCTACGAAGCCCATCTGACGGCGCTCCGATACCGCGGGGGCCGGCTCGACGGATACCCGAGCCGTCTCCACTACTTCTCGGAGTGGCTCGCGGACAACGAAGCCCGGGGGATCGTGCGCATCACGACCGGGGAACTGGATCCCGCCCTCGATCCGGAGCCGGTGAACTTCATGTCCCGGCACCCGGAAGCGTATCGGCAACTCGCCGAGCCCGGCGTGCTCCGGGACATCGCGGCCACGGAGGCGCGGCTCGACGAAGGACCCGGCCGGGAATACGTGCCGCAGGACCGGATCGCGCGGGTGGCGGGCCGGATCCGCAACGGCGACGTGATCGCGGCTACGTCGACCGTCGAGGGGCTGGACGTCGCCCACACCGGATTCGCCGTGTGGCGCGACGGGGCGCTTCACCTCCTCCACGCCCCCCTGGTCGGCAGGTCCGTGGAAATCTCGGAACGTCCGCTCGCGGAGCGGATCCTCTCCATCGACTCGCAGGACGGGATCATGGTCGCGCGCCCCGCCGAACCCCCGCGCGAGTAG
- a CDS encoding TonB-dependent receptor, whose product MIEPIAKGKSMFRTLGTSAVAALAIAWPSAAAAQEGAIGGTVTDENGLALPTVSVTATGPALGGETRTALSSEEGVYAVTGLPAGSYSLRFVYPGFTIETRTGVEVTAGERIVVDVELVSLRTVTLAELTAVVTGTNFEAPPINLPYAVDVTSRETLQEEGSPLVVDFFKRLGANHGSLGERNSWYNRSGALIPESVASVNLRGLGASRTLVLLNGRRQVYTPSRLPGGRFVDVNAFPSIALDRIEVLKEGASAIYGSDAVAGVANFVTRRDFEGFEVTAAHDYFSGAGDSNAAAIWGGNLGGSTNVVLSAEWAARRELMPQERDWGLRPYPGPGGGGWSYYGNPGAFLMPSLTGNETPGEFVSTLINSQFGANPSLFVDPECENFGGVDEGVTCRFRYQPYDNLVDAQTHVRAFGELNTELGTGTTLHLEGLWAEATIPNWRTTPSFPPISLYDGNQIVPSANPGRQAFCAANAAHAGFASAADCLENDWYFYGRLVGNSGPGRTLHRSSRTQRIAASLDRYFEATDGHLDISVSYSRATGNVNQPAEYAYRKHLAFRGFGGPNCGVDVVVDPTSPSGMSLGPTGGAVAGQGDCMFYNPFSNAIQRAEQPGTRYTGTDNPGYVAGGANSAELIDWINEEVDLFNTADLFVAEATFTGQFTEALGYALGYQFRRFDVTGSPNDPGNQAINPCQVPGDRTCLEQAGPFTFTTGFFPYEDGQTVHRIYGEIPLSFGDRLDVQVAANYEFHDVASSFDPKLSLRLKLSESADHQLSLRGSLQSTFRVPSVDDVNTDQITALEYVQEVDVYKAVDTFGNTDLAPERALTGNAGLIFFHFPSRLQATFDYWTYDFRDVINVIPHSSITRLYHEGGASRAAVQEFVKCPDGWNTGTCDSALIERIRIDLINWPGMQTSGFDWSLYTRRTLGNGELSVGIDGTYTRTYDIKALQLNNVELVGATEGAGKLNRFNPLAWPLPQWKWSASVGYHRERYSAIANINYISSYEDDLNAGDPTYAHRVVDAFGTFDATLMMRLTDSIDAFVTGFNLFDSAPPLVNQEGSYDGLTHDPKGRRIKAGMTYTIN is encoded by the coding sequence ATGATCGAACCAATAGCCAAGGGCAAGTCCATGTTCAGAACACTCGGAACGAGCGCCGTCGCGGCGCTCGCGATCGCGTGGCCGTCAGCCGCGGCCGCGCAGGAAGGAGCCATCGGCGGGACCGTTACCGACGAGAACGGCCTCGCCCTGCCCACCGTGAGCGTGACGGCGACCGGACCGGCGCTCGGCGGCGAGACGCGCACGGCGCTCAGCTCCGAGGAGGGGGTCTACGCCGTGACGGGACTCCCGGCGGGGAGCTATTCGCTGCGGTTCGTCTATCCCGGTTTCACGATCGAGACGCGGACGGGCGTCGAGGTGACGGCGGGTGAACGGATCGTGGTCGACGTGGAACTCGTCTCCCTGCGGACCGTAACGCTCGCGGAACTGACGGCGGTGGTGACGGGCACGAACTTCGAGGCGCCCCCCATCAACCTTCCGTATGCGGTCGATGTCACGAGCCGCGAAACGCTGCAGGAAGAGGGCTCGCCGCTGGTGGTCGATTTCTTCAAGCGGCTCGGGGCGAACCACGGTTCCCTCGGGGAACGCAACAGCTGGTATAACCGCAGCGGGGCGCTCATTCCCGAGAGCGTGGCCAGCGTCAACCTGCGGGGCCTCGGGGCTTCGCGAACGCTGGTGCTGCTGAACGGACGGAGGCAGGTGTACACACCGTCGCGGCTGCCTGGCGGGCGGTTCGTGGATGTGAACGCCTTCCCGTCAATCGCGCTGGACCGCATCGAAGTGCTGAAGGAGGGAGCCTCCGCGATCTACGGCTCCGACGCGGTGGCCGGCGTGGCGAACTTCGTCACGCGGCGGGACTTCGAAGGGTTCGAGGTCACCGCGGCGCACGATTACTTCAGCGGGGCCGGAGACTCGAACGCAGCCGCGATCTGGGGTGGCAATCTGGGCGGATCCACCAACGTGGTCCTCTCCGCCGAGTGGGCGGCGCGGCGGGAACTCATGCCGCAGGAGCGTGACTGGGGGCTGCGGCCCTACCCGGGACCCGGCGGGGGCGGCTGGTCCTACTACGGGAACCCGGGCGCCTTCCTCATGCCGAGCTTGACCGGGAACGAGACTCCCGGCGAGTTCGTGAGCACGCTCATCAATTCGCAGTTCGGCGCCAACCCGAGCCTGTTCGTCGACCCGGAGTGCGAGAACTTCGGCGGCGTGGACGAAGGCGTCACCTGCCGCTTCCGCTACCAGCCGTACGACAACCTGGTCGATGCCCAGACCCACGTGCGGGCCTTCGGCGAACTCAATACCGAACTGGGCACGGGCACAACGCTTCATCTCGAGGGCCTGTGGGCCGAGGCCACGATCCCCAACTGGCGCACGACGCCCTCGTTCCCTCCGATTTCGCTGTACGACGGTAACCAGATCGTGCCGTCGGCGAACCCGGGCCGCCAGGCGTTCTGCGCCGCCAATGCGGCCCACGCCGGATTCGCTTCGGCCGCCGACTGCCTTGAAAACGACTGGTACTTCTACGGCCGACTGGTGGGGAACAGCGGCCCCGGACGCACGCTGCACCGATCGTCCCGCACCCAGAGGATCGCGGCCTCGCTGGACCGGTACTTCGAGGCGACCGACGGCCATCTCGACATCTCGGTCAGCTACTCGCGGGCGACGGGCAACGTGAACCAGCCCGCCGAGTACGCCTACCGAAAACACCTCGCCTTCCGAGGTTTCGGGGGCCCGAACTGCGGCGTCGACGTCGTCGTGGACCCGACATCGCCCTCCGGCATGTCGCTCGGCCCCACGGGCGGCGCCGTGGCCGGGCAGGGCGACTGCATGTTCTACAACCCGTTCAGTAACGCGATCCAGCGCGCCGAGCAGCCGGGGACGCGTTACACCGGCACCGACAACCCGGGCTACGTGGCCGGCGGGGCCAACTCCGCCGAACTCATCGACTGGATCAACGAGGAAGTCGATCTCTTCAACACCGCCGACCTGTTCGTCGCGGAGGCCACGTTCACGGGTCAGTTCACGGAGGCGCTCGGTTACGCGCTCGGATACCAGTTCCGCCGTTTCGACGTGACGGGGAGCCCGAACGATCCCGGCAACCAGGCGATCAACCCCTGCCAGGTGCCCGGGGACCGGACCTGCCTCGAGCAGGCGGGGCCGTTCACCTTCACGACCGGGTTTTTCCCCTATGAAGACGGGCAGACCGTGCACCGCATCTACGGCGAGATCCCGCTCAGCTTCGGGGACCGGCTCGATGTGCAGGTGGCCGCGAACTACGAATTCCACGATGTCGCGAGCAGCTTCGACCCGAAGCTGTCGCTTCGGCTGAAACTGAGCGAATCGGCCGACCACCAACTGTCCCTGCGTGGGTCGCTTCAGTCCACCTTCCGCGTGCCGTCGGTGGACGACGTGAACACGGATCAGATCACGGCGCTCGAGTACGTGCAGGAAGTCGACGTCTACAAGGCGGTGGACACGTTCGGAAACACCGACCTTGCGCCGGAACGGGCCCTGACCGGTAACGCCGGGCTCATCTTCTTCCACTTCCCGAGCCGCCTGCAGGCGACGTTCGACTACTGGACGTACGACTTCAGGGACGTGATCAACGTGATTCCCCACTCGAGCATCACGCGCCTCTATCACGAGGGCGGGGCGAGCCGGGCCGCCGTGCAGGAGTTCGTCAAGTGCCCGGACGGGTGGAACACGGGGACATGCGACTCGGCCCTCATCGAGCGCATCCGCATCGACCTGATCAACTGGCCGGGCATGCAGACCTCGGGCTTCGACTGGAGCCTGTACACCCGCCGCACGCTCGGCAACGGCGAGCTTTCCGTCGGCATCGACGGCACCTACACGCGCACCTACGACATCAAGGCGCTCCAGCTCAACAATGTGGAACTGGTGGGCGCGACGGAGGGCGCCGGCAAGCTCAACCGCTTCAATCCGCTCGCCTGGCCGCTGCCGCAGTGGAAGTGGTCGGCATCGGTCGGATACCATCGCGAGCGGTACTCGGCCATCGCGAACATCAACTACATCTCCTCCTACGAGGACGACCTCAACGCGGGGGATCCGACGTACGCGCACCGCGTCGTCGACGCCTTCGGCACCTTCGATGCGACGCTGATGATGAGGCTGACGGACAGCATCGATGCCTTCGTGACGGGCTTCAACCTGTTCGATTCGGCACCGCCGCTCGTCAATCAGGAGGGATCGTACGACGGCCTCACGCACGACCCGAAGGGACGGCGCATCAAGGCCGGGATGACCTACACGATCAACTAG